The following proteins come from a genomic window of bacterium:
- a CDS encoding exo-alpha-sialidase — translation MSRVRVLVGTRKGAFVLTSDGNRKTWDITGPHFAGWEIYHLKGSPVDPNRIYASQSSGWFGQLIQRSNDGGKTWEPVGNQFAYDGIPGTHQWYDGTPHPWKFARVWHLEPSLTDPDTIYAGVEDAALFRSTDGGQTWQELSGLRGHGSGASWAPGAGGMCLHTIVLDPTNPSRMFIAISAAGAFRTDDAGKTWRPVNRGLQSVGIPDPKAEVGHCVHRIAMHRSRPGVLFMQKHWDVMRSDDAAESWQEVSGNLPTDFGFPIDVHAHEPNTIYVVPIKSDSEHFPPDGKLRVYRSRTGGNEWEALTKGLPQRDCYVNVLREAMSIDSLDSCGVYFGTSGGQVYASADAGDSWAPIVRDLPAVLSVEVQTVP, via the coding sequence ATGAGCAGGGTACGGGTACTGGTTGGCACGCGCAAAGGCGCTTTCGTTCTCACGTCCGATGGGAACCGCAAGACATGGGACATTACGGGCCCCCACTTTGCGGGCTGGGAGATCTATCACCTCAAGGGGTCTCCCGTCGACCCGAATCGGATCTATGCGTCGCAGTCCAGCGGCTGGTTCGGACAGTTGATTCAGCGCTCCAATGACGGTGGCAAAACGTGGGAGCCGGTGGGAAACCAGTTCGCGTACGACGGCATTCCCGGCACGCACCAATGGTACGATGGCACGCCGCATCCTTGGAAGTTCGCGCGAGTCTGGCATCTCGAGCCATCGCTGACCGATCCGGACACCATTTACGCCGGGGTTGAAGACGCCGCGCTGTTCCGCTCGACCGACGGCGGGCAAACGTGGCAGGAACTCTCCGGATTGCGCGGTCACGGCTCAGGGGCCTCCTGGGCACCAGGCGCCGGCGGGATGTGCCTGCACACGATTGTTCTGGATCCGACCAATCCCAGCCGAATGTTCATCGCCATCTCAGCGGCGGGGGCGTTCCGGACCGACGACGCGGGCAAGACGTGGCGGCCGGTGAACCGCGGCTTGCAATCCGTCGGCATCCCCGATCCAAAGGCTGAGGTCGGCCATTGTGTTCATCGCATCGCCATGCACCGGTCGCGCCCCGGCGTGCTGTTCATGCAGAAGCACTGGGACGTCATGCGCAGCGACGACGCCGCCGAGTCGTGGCAAGAGGTCAGCGGGAACCTGCCAACCGACTTCGGCTTTCCGATCGACGTGCACGCGCACGAGCCGAACACCATCTACGTGGTTCCGATCAAAAGCGACTCTGAGCATTTCCCCCCCGACGGGAAACTGCGTGTATACCGCAGCCGAACGGGCGGAAACGAGTGGGAGGCCCTGACGAAAGGTCTGCCGCAGCGCGACTGCTATGTCAACGTGCTGCGTGAGGCCATGTCTATTGACTCACTCGATTCGTGTGGGGTGTACTTCGGCACCAGCGGTGGGCAGGTGTACGCATCGGCCGACGCGGGGGACAGCTGGGCGCCAATCGTCCGAGATCTTCCGGCCGTGCTGTCCGTGGAAGTCCAAACGGTGCCATGA
- a CDS encoding MoaD/ThiS family protein, which produces MIRVVLPAHLRKLAKVDGEVALHIEGQVTQRSVLDALEARYPMLRGTIRDHVTHERRAFLRFFACARDLSHELPDAPLPDAVAMGVEPFLVVGAMAGG; this is translated from the coding sequence ATGATCCGAGTCGTGCTTCCCGCACATCTGCGGAAGCTCGCGAAAGTCGACGGGGAAGTGGCGCTCCACATCGAAGGTCAGGTGACCCAGCGCTCGGTGCTCGATGCGCTCGAGGCTCGCTATCCGATGTTGCGCGGGACGATCCGCGACCACGTCACGCACGAGCGCCGAGCGTTCCTGAGGTTCTTTGCCTGCGCACGGGATCTGTCGCATGAACTTCCTGACGCCCCGCTGCCCGATGCGGTGGCGATGGGGGTCGAGCCTTTTCTGGTCGTCGGAGCCATGGCAGGGGGCTAG
- a CDS encoding pyridoxamine 5'-phosphate oxidase family protein, translated as MGILTEDMKRVVREQRLGFVATVCPDGTPNLSPKGTTAVWDDNHLVFAEIRSPGTLANLRTNPAMEINVVDPVIRKGYRFKGTAQVLTDGPVFDQIISGYQSGDTRRGTVHDLGKRIRSVVVMTVERAAPLVSPAYDTGLSEEEVGGAWERYWETIRQSRAVEGRAR; from the coding sequence ATGGGAATCCTCACCGAGGACATGAAGCGGGTCGTCCGCGAGCAGCGGTTGGGGTTCGTCGCCACCGTCTGCCCGGACGGCACCCCCAACCTCTCACCGAAGGGCACGACCGCGGTTTGGGATGATAACCATCTCGTCTTCGCGGAGATCCGATCCCCGGGCACGCTGGCCAATCTCAGGACCAACCCGGCCATGGAAATCAATGTCGTGGACCCGGTGATACGCAAAGGATACCGATTCAAGGGCACGGCGCAGGTGCTCACCGACGGACCGGTGTTCGATCAGATCATCAGCGGGTACCAATCGGGAGACACCCGTCGCGGTACAGTACACGATCTGGGCAAGCGGATCAGGTCGGTTGTCGTGATGACCGTCGAACGCGCCGCACCGCTCGTCTCGCCCGCTTACGACACCGGCCTCAGCGAAGAGGAAGTCGGCGGGGCCTGGGAGCGGTACTGGGAGACGATCAGGCAGTCCCGTGCCGTGGAGGGGCGGGCGCGGTGA
- the solA gene encoding N-methyl-L-tryptophan oxidase — MAVYDVIVMGVGGMGSAAAYHLAGRGARVLGIEQFGIAHDRGSSHGRTRVIRQAYYESPDYVPLLFRAYDLWHALEREAGTTLLTKTGALHLGAPDAEGVVGAARSARMHNIPHAMLTAEEIRARYPVLRPEAGQVALLEYEAGILNPEQVVRTHVDLAKRRGADLHFDETVLSWSAGPTGVSVRTTQGTYQAGRLVMTAGPWTDQTIKDLGVPLEVARAVLYWFEPRAHVEEFKRLPIYLWEDHGNYAYGFPYLDGQGLKVAFHHVFAEVTTPQTIRRQVGEDEKARMREHVAKVMPDAPGALLATATCMYTNTPDLHFILDRHPAHDNVIVACGFSGHGFKFASVVGEVLADLALLGTTAQPIELFALRRFREPGELTRPRRQGHVPGGTDNRRAT; from the coding sequence ATGGCGGTCTACGACGTTATCGTGATGGGTGTCGGCGGAATGGGGAGCGCCGCCGCGTATCACTTGGCCGGGCGCGGGGCTCGCGTGTTGGGCATCGAGCAGTTCGGGATCGCCCATGATCGTGGCTCATCACACGGGCGCACCCGGGTGATTCGCCAAGCTTACTACGAAAGCCCGGACTACGTGCCGCTCCTGTTCCGTGCGTACGACCTCTGGCACGCGCTGGAGCGCGAGGCGGGGACGACCCTCCTCACCAAGACGGGGGCGCTTCACCTCGGAGCGCCCGACGCCGAGGGAGTGGTCGGCGCGGCCCGAAGCGCCCGAATGCACAACATTCCCCACGCCATGCTAACCGCCGAGGAGATCCGGGCTCGGTACCCGGTGCTTCGGCCGGAGGCCGGCCAGGTCGCGCTGCTCGAGTACGAGGCGGGGATCCTCAACCCGGAGCAGGTCGTGCGTACGCACGTCGACCTGGCCAAGCGCCGCGGGGCCGATCTGCATTTCGACGAGACCGTCTTATCCTGGAGCGCCGGTCCAACCGGGGTCAGCGTTCGCACCACACAGGGGACGTACCAGGCCGGGCGCCTGGTCATGACCGCGGGGCCCTGGACCGATCAAACGATCAAAGATCTCGGTGTGCCGCTGGAGGTAGCGCGCGCGGTCCTATATTGGTTTGAACCCCGCGCGCACGTCGAGGAGTTCAAGCGTTTGCCGATCTACCTGTGGGAAGACCACGGGAACTACGCCTATGGCTTTCCCTACCTCGATGGCCAGGGGCTCAAGGTCGCGTTTCACCACGTCTTCGCCGAGGTCACGACGCCGCAGACGATCCGCCGCCAGGTCGGCGAAGACGAAAAAGCGCGGATGCGGGAGCACGTGGCGAAGGTGATGCCGGACGCCCCGGGCGCGCTGCTCGCGACCGCCACCTGCATGTACACCAATACGCCGGACCTACACTTCATCCTCGACCGTCATCCGGCCCACGACAACGTCATCGTCGCCTGTGGGTTCTCGGGACACGGATTTAAATTCGCCAGCGTCGTTGGAGAGGTGCTGGCCGATCTCGCCCTTCTGGGCACAACGGCACAGCCGATCGAACTCTTCGCCCTCCGTCGCTTCCGCGAGCCCGGCGAGCTCACGCGGCCACGACGGCAAGGCCATGTACCTGGTGGAACCGATAATCGCCGGGCCACGTGA
- a CDS encoding Gfo/Idh/MocA family oxidoreductase — protein sequence MSVKVGLIGAGGMGRRHLEVLSRDPRVEIVAIADEDESAARSAARAFGGQPCRTATDLAELGADAAYVTLPNKYHGAVVLEAIDRGLHVFCEKPMATTLGEARQIAARVRGSGRIYQMGFNRRFAPAYRYLKEQIDFGFVPFSANVKITDGDMLTPSWYIDTALTGGFLFDCAVHMIDLVGWLIGPVRSVAALGRQSCYPDYDDIAMLLRCEGDRPVALTTCGHASWARPTERIELYGDHALLESEDRDRARHATREAPEAEWRVFTSPDEVTALGYVSEDRAFIDACLGEGPPPVTVDDALHSIAVVSAAYTSLGAGGRPEPIADQ from the coding sequence GTGTCCGTGAAGGTTGGGTTGATCGGCGCCGGGGGAATGGGGCGCCGGCACCTTGAGGTGCTCTCGCGCGATCCGCGGGTGGAGATTGTCGCGATCGCAGATGAGGATGAGTCGGCCGCGCGCTCGGCGGCGCGGGCCTTCGGTGGCCAACCCTGCCGGACCGCGACCGATTTGGCCGAACTGGGGGCCGACGCCGCCTACGTGACCCTCCCGAACAAATATCATGGTGCGGTGGTTCTGGAAGCGATCGATAGGGGATTGCACGTGTTCTGTGAGAAACCGATGGCCACGACCCTGGGCGAGGCGCGGCAGATTGCGGCTCGGGTGCGCGGCTCCGGGCGCATTTACCAGATGGGGTTCAACCGCCGCTTCGCACCAGCCTACCGCTACCTCAAGGAGCAGATCGACTTTGGGTTCGTCCCGTTCTCGGCGAACGTGAAGATCACCGATGGGGACATGCTCACCCCGTCCTGGTACATTGACACAGCGCTCACCGGTGGATTTTTATTCGACTGCGCCGTGCACATGATCGATCTCGTCGGCTGGCTCATCGGCCCGGTGCGTTCGGTGGCCGCGCTCGGCCGGCAAAGTTGCTATCCCGACTACGACGACATCGCGATGCTGCTGCGTTGCGAGGGCGACCGGCCAGTCGCACTGACCACCTGCGGGCACGCGTCGTGGGCCAGGCCGACGGAACGCATCGAGCTCTACGGGGACCACGCGCTTCTCGAATCCGAGGACCGGGACCGGGCGCGGCACGCGACGCGCGAAGCCCCCGAGGCGGAGTGGCGCGTTTTTACGTCGCCGGACGAGGTGACGGCACTCGGGTACGTCTCCGAGGATCGGGCTTTCATCGACGCCTGCCTGGGCGAGGGACCGCCCCCGGTCACCGTTGACGACGCGCTTCATAGCATCGCCGTCGTCTCCGCCGCGTACACCAGTTTGGGTGCGGGCGGCCGGCCGGAGCCGATCGCGGACCAATGA
- a CDS encoding extracellular solute-binding protein: MRKLVGLVAVVVIGLLGSVNPSAWAVNPVGGGNFNVQSHVDLRTLTRANFNQVLAPVAKGQSVVFYDFADTLCELLAKEVGDWSRSSGVGVKHVCVDGDAATQQLIAEHQAGKPPSADLFFLPNNNVRLMTGAGLVANIALVDLLPNARDVDSSVARESRGYLHGGTALPFHRNQTVVAYNSQFVSKPPDTFGALYDFAKSNPGKVAITTPNRGGSGSGFLESALLAFAPQCKKDLYSYDLSDAQAQAIAVKCMAPVLDYFKKLKPYVTFTNGNEASVQALANNSAYIATVWEDDLYTLASKGLVPPSVHPNLLASGEVGDGDAMVVVAGTQKLEAALLLADFLMSDKVQIDKLEQTGSRTARVALKTRGQIPANMASFLLPDTMYHERTRTRINGVVSDAAVKIFIQQILQ, from the coding sequence ATGAGGAAATTGGTTGGGCTTGTAGCAGTGGTGGTGATTGGGCTTCTGGGTTCGGTGAACCCCTCAGCCTGGGCGGTCAACCCCGTAGGGGGTGGAAACTTCAACGTGCAGAGTCACGTCGACCTACGGACGCTGACCCGCGCCAACTTCAATCAGGTCCTCGCGCCGGTTGCCAAGGGACAGAGCGTCGTCTTCTATGACTTCGCCGACACGCTGTGCGAACTGCTGGCAAAAGAGGTGGGCGACTGGAGCCGCTCGAGCGGGGTCGGAGTCAAGCACGTCTGTGTGGACGGCGACGCGGCGACTCAGCAGTTGATCGCCGAACACCAGGCCGGCAAGCCACCTTCTGCCGATTTGTTCTTTTTGCCAAACAACAACGTCCGGCTTATGACCGGTGCTGGCCTGGTCGCCAACATCGCCCTCGTCGACCTGCTCCCAAATGCGCGCGACGTCGATTCGTCTGTCGCCCGCGAGTCGCGCGGCTACCTGCACGGCGGCACGGCGCTGCCCTTCCACCGGAATCAAACGGTCGTCGCCTACAACAGCCAGTTCGTATCCAAACCACCCGACACATTTGGCGCGCTGTACGATTTTGCCAAGAGCAACCCCGGGAAGGTTGCGATCACGACCCCCAATCGGGGTGGCAGCGGTTCGGGCTTCCTCGAATCCGCGCTGCTGGCGTTCGCGCCCCAGTGCAAGAAGGATCTATACTCCTACGACCTCAGCGACGCCCAGGCGCAGGCGATTGCCGTGAAGTGCATGGCGCCCGTCCTCGACTACTTCAAGAAGCTCAAGCCTTACGTCACGTTTACCAACGGCAATGAGGCGTCCGTGCAGGCTCTCGCCAACAACAGCGCGTACATCGCGACCGTGTGGGAGGACGATCTCTACACGCTAGCGTCGAAGGGGCTTGTTCCGCCATCCGTGCACCCGAATCTGCTCGCGAGCGGCGAGGTCGGTGACGGGGACGCGATGGTCGTCGTTGCGGGGACACAGAAGCTTGAGGCCGCGTTGCTGCTGGCCGATTTCCTAATGAGCGACAAGGTCCAGATCGACAAGCTCGAGCAGACTGGCAGCCGGACGGCGCGCGTTGCCCTCAAGACGCGCGGACAGATCCCGGCCAATATGGCGTCATTTCTCCTCCCGGACACGATGTACCACGAGCGGACGCGGACGAGGATTAACGGTGTCGTCTCCGACGCTGCCGTGAAGATCTTCATCCAACAGATCCTCCAGTAA
- a CDS encoding ABC transporter ATP-binding protein, producing MTKAYGAAAAVQDVHLEAQDGEFLTILGPSGCGKTTTLRIIAGLLDPDAGEVLIDGRPVHHLPAHRRETAMVFQSYALFPHMTVAENVAFGLRMRRVPAEEQRLRVDEALRMVELSGLGDRYPRALSGGQQQRVAVARAVVTRPKVLLFDEPLSNLDAKLRERLRLELRTLQQRLRVTTIYVTHDQAEALVLSDRIVVMNRGRVVEVGAPQEVYRRPRARITAEFLGVANLIEATVAGTEGNRYIAQTAVGRLEVVCTDRLARGDAVTLSFRPEDIRVGPGQVNCLSGAVQQAAYLGSITDYVIRVSDVLLRVQEPGAPAHRVGETVSLVLPEGPAVIRER from the coding sequence GTGACCAAGGCCTATGGGGCCGCGGCCGCCGTGCAGGACGTGCACCTTGAGGCCCAGGATGGCGAGTTCCTGACGATCCTGGGGCCATCGGGGTGCGGCAAGACGACGACGCTCCGCATCATCGCTGGGCTGCTGGATCCCGACGCCGGGGAGGTGCTGATCGATGGCCGGCCGGTTCACCACCTCCCCGCGCACCGCCGGGAGACCGCGATGGTGTTTCAGTCCTACGCGCTGTTCCCGCACATGACTGTTGCCGAGAACGTCGCCTTCGGCCTCCGGATGCGGCGGGTGCCGGCAGAGGAGCAACGGCTGCGGGTCGACGAAGCGCTTCGGATGGTCGAGCTGAGCGGCCTTGGGGACCGGTATCCACGAGCTTTGTCGGGGGGGCAGCAGCAGCGCGTTGCCGTCGCGCGGGCGGTCGTGACGCGCCCCAAGGTGCTGTTGTTTGACGAGCCGCTCAGCAATCTGGACGCGAAACTGCGGGAACGCCTCCGCTTGGAACTTCGGACGCTTCAGCAGCGGCTCCGGGTAACAACGATCTATGTGACCCACGACCAAGCAGAGGCCCTCGTGCTTTCCGACCGAATCGTTGTGATGAACCGCGGACGGGTGGTCGAAGTGGGGGCGCCGCAGGAGGTCTACCGGCGGCCGCGGGCACGGATCACCGCGGAGTTCCTCGGTGTCGCCAACTTAATCGAGGCGACCGTGGCCGGAACCGAAGGCAACCGGTATATTGCCCAGACGGCGGTGGGTCGGTTGGAGGTGGTATGTACGGACCGGCTAGCGCGCGGCGATGCAGTCACGCTGTCGTTCCGGCCCGAGGACATCCGCGTCGGCCCGGGCCAGGTCAACTGCCTCTCCGGTGCGGTTCAGCAGGCCGCTTACCTCGGCTCGATCACCGACTATGTCATTCGCGTAAGTGACGTCCTGCTCCGCGTGCAAGAGCCAGGCGCGCCGGCCCATCGGGTCGGTGAGACCGTGAGCCTCGTGCTCCCGGAGGGCCCCGCGGTCATCCGGGAGCGGTAG
- a CDS encoding ABC transporter permease subunit — protein sequence MIQAPSAVLSPLDRSRRAARRRREQWVNLLLLLPGVGFLALFLVVPLAQVFLRSVGLAAVGQAARFTWDYYRQFWTEAQYRDGFFFSLWLGVASTVISLAAALVFSALMQVRFPGRLLVSVLYKVPLVVPSLVAAFLILSLIAPGGILARLVFHWGWNWPKFVYDRWGWGVILVLVWHNVPFMMVIISAVMAGIPRDILDAASNLGASPWAVFRHVTVPLSLSGISAAALLVFIQVFGAFAVPSLLESAYPLALPVIMQTEMMDRANWALASALGSVLTLASAVILFLYYRLVQGRGGIVR from the coding sequence GTGATCCAGGCGCCCTCCGCAGTGCTCTCCCCCCTCGATCGGTCGCGCCGGGCGGCGCGGCGCCGGCGGGAGCAGTGGGTCAACCTGCTCCTGCTCCTTCCCGGCGTGGGATTTCTGGCGCTCTTTCTCGTGGTGCCGCTTGCCCAGGTTTTCCTGCGGAGCGTTGGCCTAGCGGCCGTCGGCCAGGCCGCCCGCTTCACCTGGGACTATTACCGCCAGTTCTGGACCGAGGCCCAGTACCGCGACGGCTTTTTCTTCAGCCTCTGGCTCGGCGTGGCATCGACCGTGATCAGCCTCGCAGCGGCGCTCGTGTTCAGCGCGCTGATGCAGGTGCGGTTCCCCGGGCGGCTCCTCGTGAGCGTGCTGTACAAGGTCCCACTTGTCGTTCCGAGCTTGGTCGCGGCGTTCCTGATCCTGAGCCTGATCGCCCCTGGCGGCATCCTCGCCCGCCTCGTCTTCCACTGGGGGTGGAACTGGCCGAAGTTCGTCTACGACCGGTGGGGTTGGGGGGTGATCCTCGTTCTCGTGTGGCACAATGTGCCATTCATGATGGTCATCATCTCGGCCGTCATGGCCGGGATCCCGCGGGACATCCTGGACGCCGCCAGCAACCTGGGCGCGTCGCCTTGGGCGGTGTTCCGTCACGTCACCGTTCCCCTGTCGCTGTCGGGGATCTCGGCCGCCGCGCTCCTGGTGTTCATCCAGGTATTCGGGGCGTTCGCGGTGCCGTCGCTCCTGGAGTCGGCGTACCCGCTCGCGCTACCGGTGATCATGCAGACAGAGATGATGGACCGCGCCAACTGGGCGCTCGCCTCCGCGCTCGGCTCGGTGCTCACGCTTGCCTCCGCGGTCATTTTGTTCCTGTATTATCGGCTGGTGCAGGGTCGCGGTGGGATCGTCCGATGA
- a CDS encoding ABC transporter permease, which translates to MTRTRAFPSRAFPWLLTGLFFGLALIGLIVPLIVGALWSLVNPRAGWFPPNLVPPSLSLANWRAMFSVPEIGDAAVASFTIAPIVTVLCAVLALPTGYALGRRPVPFRRAIEFLVLAPIIMPGIVIATGLGSMFIRVGLEHTMLGVILVQTVVVLPFMIRIVTATFEAVPQDLIDAATNLGAGSFSVAWRVLIPLVVPGLFAGGVFTFIGSMEEFVLTFIVGSPYIRTLPVLLFAYLGGRSQIFTYAAVVTFVLLIPTILLLFLAERALKQEYLAAGLGKM; encoded by the coding sequence ATGACCCGGACGAGGGCTTTTCCCTCTCGGGCCTTCCCGTGGTTGTTGACCGGGCTGTTCTTCGGCTTGGCGCTGATCGGCCTGATCGTCCCGCTGATCGTCGGGGCCCTCTGGTCGCTCGTGAACCCACGCGCGGGATGGTTCCCGCCGAACCTGGTGCCACCCAGCCTCTCGCTCGCGAACTGGCGGGCGATGTTCTCCGTGCCGGAGATCGGGGACGCCGCCGTCGCGAGCTTCACGATCGCCCCGATCGTCACCGTTCTCTGTGCGGTGCTGGCCCTGCCGACCGGCTATGCGCTCGGCCGCCGGCCGGTTCCGTTCCGGCGGGCGATCGAGTTCCTGGTCCTCGCCCCGATTATCATGCCGGGGATCGTCATCGCGACCGGCTTGGGCTCGATGTTTATCCGTGTCGGCCTGGAGCACACCATGCTGGGGGTGATTCTGGTCCAGACCGTTGTCGTGCTGCCGTTCATGATCCGGATCGTGACGGCGACGTTCGAGGCCGTGCCTCAGGACCTGATCGATGCGGCGACGAACTTGGGCGCCGGGTCGTTCAGCGTAGCGTGGCGCGTGTTGATCCCCCTCGTGGTGCCCGGCCTCTTTGCCGGCGGCGTGTTCACGTTCATTGGGAGCATGGAGGAGTTCGTCCTGACCTTCATCGTCGGGAGCCCCTACATCCGCACACTTCCGGTGCTGCTGTTCGCTTACCTGGGCGGTCGGTCACAAATCTTCACCTATGCCGCGGTCGTCACGTTTGTGCTCCTCATTCCCACAATCCTCCTTTTGTTTCTCGCCGAGCGGGCGCTGAAGCAGGAATATCTGGCCGCCGGACTCGGAAAAATGTGA
- a CDS encoding glycerophosphodiester phosphodiesterase family protein, translating into MPLELLRSARGSPHVSGHRGASAKAPENTLAALDAAWRAGATLAEIDVQLTRDGHVVLLHDRTVNRTTTGHGYVKDLALRELQALDAGSWFGPEFRGERVPTLRETLEWTRGKLALLVELKNFPFRELPLVERTIDLIDELQAAEDVVLGGFDHPVLRDINQRRSKWPLEMMYNGRLADPVAAAHAAGASLVSLEPEFVLPEDIRLLHEGGVAVLTTLERPGDASMLLSWGIDALESADPAMVVAAIRQSGVTS; encoded by the coding sequence ATGCCGCTTGAGCTCCTGCGCAGCGCCCGGGGTTCGCCGCACGTGTCGGGTCACCGCGGCGCCTCCGCCAAGGCTCCCGAGAACACCCTGGCCGCACTCGACGCTGCGTGGCGCGCGGGGGCGACCCTCGCGGAAATTGACGTTCAGTTGACCCGGGACGGCCATGTCGTGCTCTTGCACGACCGTACCGTGAACCGGACGACGACGGGTCACGGCTACGTGAAGGACCTAGCCCTGCGGGAACTTCAGGCCCTCGACGCCGGGAGTTGGTTCGGGCCGGAGTTCCGCGGCGAGCGCGTCCCGACGTTGCGCGAGACCCTCGAATGGACGAGGGGAAAGCTTGCACTGCTCGTGGAGCTCAAGAACTTCCCGTTCCGGGAATTGCCGCTTGTCGAGCGGACGATCGACCTCATCGATGAGCTGCAGGCGGCAGAGGACGTCGTCCTCGGTGGGTTCGATCACCCGGTGCTCCGCGACATCAATCAGCGGCGCTCGAAGTGGCCGCTTGAGATGATGTACAACGGCCGTTTGGCGGATCCGGTGGCGGCGGCCCACGCGGCGGGGGCATCGCTCGTGTCGCTCGAGCCCGAATTCGTACTGCCCGAGGATATACGTCTGCTGCACGAGGGGGGAGTCGCGGTCCTGACCACGCTCGAGCGTCCCGGGGATGCCTCGATGCTCCTGTCGTGGGGGATCGATGCCCTCGAGTCCGCGGACCCTGCCATGGTGGTCGCGGCGATCCGCCAATCGGGGGTGACCTCCTGA
- a CDS encoding inositol monophosphatase family protein has product MAIAAARAGGVTLRERYGRPGRITMKPGGMGPVSEADLASEAAILALLRETGVPVLSEEAGGPETGRRWIVDPLDGTSNFIRHLPWFGVGVALATDDTVELGVVFVPITGELFSAARGGGATLNGEPVRVSETASLAATCIVTSIDHGVCAVPTRIRRFARVAAQVAEMRSPNAALLDLAYVAAGRTDGFWEDGLSPWDFAAGSLLVQEAGGAVSGLDGAPLRLDPQGVVATNGRFHDVLVAALKGGHAGTEGGPDGT; this is encoded by the coding sequence GTGGCGATCGCGGCCGCTCGGGCAGGAGGCGTGACTCTCCGCGAACGCTACGGCCGTCCGGGCCGCATCACGATGAAACCGGGAGGGATGGGCCCGGTCTCCGAAGCCGACCTGGCGAGCGAGGCGGCAATTCTGGCCCTTCTTCGAGAGACCGGGGTGCCCGTTCTGTCCGAAGAAGCCGGGGGCCCCGAGACGGGGCGACGATGGATTGTGGATCCGCTCGACGGCACGAGCAACTTCATCCGCCACCTGCCGTGGTTCGGCGTGGGCGTGGCGCTGGCAACGGACGATACCGTGGAGCTGGGTGTCGTGTTCGTGCCGATCACGGGCGAACTGTTCTCGGCAGCGCGCGGGGGCGGGGCGACGCTCAACGGGGAGCCGGTTCGGGTCTCCGAGACGGCGTCGCTGGCGGCAACTTGCATCGTGACCTCAATCGATCACGGCGTGTGTGCCGTGCCAACCCGCATCCGGCGTTTCGCTAGGGTCGCCGCCCAGGTCGCCGAAATGCGGAGCCCGAATGCGGCGCTGTTGGATCTTGCCTACGTCGCCGCCGGCCGGACGGACGGATTTTGGGAGGACGGTCTCAGTCCCTGGGATTTCGCGGCCGGCAGCCTCCTCGTGCAGGAAGCCGGCGGTGCGGTCTCCGGTTTGGACGGCGCACCGCTCAGGTTGGACCCCCAGGGGGTCGTGGCCACGAACGGCCGATTCCACGACGTGCTGGTCGCGGCGCTCAAGGGGGGACACGCCGGCACCGAGGGCGGGCCCGATGGCACTTGA